From a region of the Triticum aestivum cultivar Chinese Spring chromosome 7D, IWGSC CS RefSeq v2.1, whole genome shotgun sequence genome:
- the LOC123168454 gene encoding putative F-box protein At2g33190, translating to MEAPVPDWSGLPADILISVFQLLECPDLLRSAAVCTFWQKAYSMFRRSGVCPSQQTPCLLYCTEAAGAKALGMYSLSERKSYSMPLPEPPISNWIGSSHGWIVTMDEKSDLMLLNPITGDKITLPPVTTMEHVKPIVNDDGVLEKYKMSFYDGELPRVEDTPYACPLDRYGDLVYLKAILSSDPSAGECTVMLIHQPYAQLSFAKVGDAHWNWLQMHSFYADCIHHDGCFYAMTAAGAIDVFDLNGSSVVHRRILPNLVRMLEKCYIVQAPWGDVLQIIKEESLDPEQPDGETYVTAYEVYKVDFVELKRVKMRGIGEYALFTGKSTTSCFSLKDHPGLMANHLYFTHDDHDELLSGKDDPRDIGVYDLENDTRTNLVDPEPWRTWFPPIWCTPNLAKAGFPDDNGEAQ from the exons ATGGAAGCTCCGGTTCCAGATTGGTCCGGGTTACCAGCGGACATATTGATCAGCGTATTCCAGTTGCTTGAGTGCCCGGACCTCCTCCGATCCGCCGCCGTCTGCACATTCTGGCAAAAGGCATACTCCATGTTCCGCCGCAGCGGCGTCTGCCCCAGTCAGCAGACCCCCTGCTTACTCTATTGTACCGAGGCCGCCGGTGCGAAGGCTCTTGGCATGTACAGTCTCTCCGAACGGAAGTCCTACTCCATGCCCCTCCCTGAACCTCCCATCAGCAACTGGATTGGTTCATCACATGGATGGATAGTCACCATGGATGAGAAGTCTGACCTGATGCTGCTCAACCCTATCACCGGTGACAAGATTACACTCCCTCCTGTGACAACCATGGAGCATGTTAAACCTATCGTAAACGACGACGGGGTTCTTGAAAAGTACAAGATGTCTTTCTACGACGGAGAGCTTCCGAGGGTGGAGGATACACCCTATGCATGCCCTTTGGATAGGTACGGAGATCTGGTCTATCTGAAGGCAATTTTGTCGTCCGATCCATCGGCAGGGGAATGCACTGTCATGCTCATCCATCAGCCATACGCTCAGCTCTCATTCGCCAAAGTGGGAGATGCTCACTGGAACTGGCTCCaaatgcatagtttctatgcagaTTGCATACACCATGATGGCTGTTTCTACGCAATGACTGCGGCAGGCGCAATCGATGTGTTTGATTTGAACGGATCATCTGTCGTCCACAGAAGGATTTTACCAAATCTAGTTCGGATGCTCGAGAAGTGCTACATTGTTCAGGCACCATGGGGAGATGTCCTCCAAATCATTAAGGAGGAGAGTTTGGATCCTGAACAACCAGATGGTGAGACATATGTCACTGCTTATGAAGTGTACAAGGTTGATTTTGTTGAGCTGAAGCGTGTCAAGATGAGAGGGATAGGTGAATATGCATTGTTTACTGGGAAAAGCACAACATCTTGCTTTAGCTTAAAGGATCATCCAGGCTTGATGGCAAACCATCTATATTTTACTCATGATGATCACGACGAATTACTCAGCGGCAAAGATGATCCACGTGACATAGGAGTGTACGACTTGGAAAATGATACCAGAACCAATTTGGTTGATCCTGAACCCTGGAGGACGTGGTTCCCTCCCATATGGTGCACACCCAACCTTGCAAAAGCAG GATTTCCAGATGATAATGGTGAGGCGCAATAG